From the Penicillium oxalicum strain HP7-1 chromosome V, whole genome shotgun sequence genome, one window contains:
- a CDS encoding Very-long-chain 3-oxoacyl-CoA reductase, whose amino-acid sequence MDLTKYTQCLSQWPDHLAPGLPSIGALLLLGIGGLVVASKVWSFVRVLLSLFVLPGKPLRSFGPPGSWAVVTGASDGLGKEFALQLARAKFNVVLVSRTESKLVTLAEEISTKFPNVETKILAMDFSRNADEDFQALGALVSDLDVSILINNVGQSHSIPVPFVQTSAKEMTDIITINCHGTLRVTQLVASGMMQRRRGLILTMGSFGGLLPTPLLATYSGSKAFLQQWSTALGYELAPYNIEVELVQAYLITSAMSKIRRASATIPTPRAFVRAVLSKIGRSGGTSSYAYSSSPYWSHGIMAWFLTSVTSPFNKFVVSQNGAMHVAIRKRALRKAEREAQKKST is encoded by the exons ATGGATTTGACCAAATACACACAATGTCTTTCTCAGTGGCCCGACCATCTTGCGCCGGGCCTGCCTAGCATCGGTGcgctgctgttgctgggcATTGGTGGCCTCGTTGTCGCATCGAAGGTCTGGTCGTTCGTGCGAGTGCTGCTCAGCCTGTTTGTGCTTCCTGGAAAGCCG CTTCGCTCCTTCGGTCCCCCGGGAAGCTGGGCGGTCGTGACTGGCGCCTCCGACGGTCTCGGAAAGGAATTCGCGCTGCAGTTGGCTCGCGCCAAGTTCAACGTGGTGCTGGTATCGCGCACCGAATCGAAGTTGGTCACGCTGGCCGAGGAAATCTCCACCAAGTTCCCCAATGTCGAAACCAAGATTCTGGCGATGGACTTCTCTCGCAACGCCGACGAGGACTTCCAGGCCCTGGGCGCTCTCGTCTCCGATCTCGACGTGTCCATCCTGATCAACAATGTCGGCCAAAGTCACTCGATCCCCGTTCCCTTTGTGCAGACCTCGGCCAAGGAGATGACAGACATCATTACCATCAACTGCCACGGTACCCTGCGCGTCACTCAGCTCGTCGCCTCGGGCATGATGCAACGCCGTCGCGGTCTGATCCTTACCATGGGTTCCTTTGGCGGACTTCTTCCCACCCCTCTGCTGGCCACTTACTCTGGTAGCAAGGCCTTCCTTCAGCAATGGTCGACCGCTCTCGGCTACGAGCTTGCTCCGTACAACATCGAGGTGGAGCTGGTCCAGGCTTACTTGATCACCTCTGCCATGTCCAAGATCCGCCGGGCGTCGGCGACCATCCCCACCCCGCGAGCCTTTGTCCGGGCGGTGCTGTCCAAGATCGGTCGCAGCGGTGGCACCTCTTCATACGCATACAGCTCCTCTCCCTACTGGAGCCACGGCATCATGGCTTGGTTCCTCACCTCGGTCACTTCTCCCTTCAACAAGTTCGTTGTTTCTCAGAATGGCGCCATGCACGTCGCCATCCGCAAGCGTGCTTTGCGCAAGGCTGAGCGAGAGGCTCAGAAGAAGAGCACTTGA